Part of the Ziziphus jujuba cultivar Dongzao chromosome 8, ASM3175591v1 genome is shown below.
TTGTGATGGTGCATTCTATAATTTCTTTGATAGTTAAATTTTAAGGCAGGGCATTTAGTCTCACATTAATACTTGAATACATATATGTTAATAATATCCTGGTCCAACATTAATTAGTGAGGCATTTTATCTTACATCtatctaaaattttcttttgaaccCGGTATGATTTATCTTCATGTGTCCATATCATCTGTTGTTTCATATTTTCCTCAATTTTCAATGTCTAATGAATTGGATTTTGTCATTTTTGGGAAAGATATGAATTTTGAGGTAAAAGGTTATTCGTTATCATTTATTTGGTTCTCAATTAATTTTCCTGCATATTCTTTGAAACTGGTTTACAGTGAGTTAAGCATCACCACTTAATGTTTTTTAAGCATCTGTTCATGATATCTTGTTGTCCTAGAATGCTCACCTCTGGTTTCTGCAGGTCAAAACCAAACTCAAAGGTCATCAGAGTCGGATTACAGGGCTTGCATTTTCCCAAACTCTTAACGTACTGGTTTCTTCGGGGGCTGATGCCCAGGTAAGCGGCTgatcatattatatttttaaatatgaaataagATGCATGGATAGAAATTggatttttattaacttttaatgACTTGCAGTTATGTGTGTGGAGCATTGATGGGTGGGAGAAGAAGAAATCAAGGTTCATACAAGCACCACCTGGTCGTCAATCTCCATTGGTTGGAGAAACTAAAGTTCAGTTTCATAATGATCAAACACATCTCTTGGTTGCCCATGAAAGCCAAATTGCTGTATATGATTGCAAGCTTGAGTGTTTGCGCTCGGTAAGTATTTCATAACCTAGCAGAAATAATATGATTGCAAGCTTGAAGGTTTGCTTTTCTAAtccacttttttgttttaacctTGTACTTCTTACTAGTGGTATCCAAAAGATGCACTTGGAGCTCCCATCTCAAGTGCAATATATTCATGTGATGGATTACTAGTTTATGGTGCTTTTTGTGATGGTGCTGTTGGAGTTTTCGATGTGGATAGCTTAAGACTCAGATGTCGGATAGCACCTTCTGCTTACATACCATCATTTACTCTTAGGTCAGctgcaaaaatatcattttactgTGTTGTTGATTATATCTTTGTTATATAAATATCTCTTTAGACTTTACTCATGCTATTTGTTGATGAAACTCTTGTGCAGTGGCAATCCTACCTATCCTTTGGTTATAGCAGCGCATCCATCAGAGCCTAACCAGATTGCTCTTGGCATGAGTGATGGTTCTGTACATGTGGTTGAGCCATCTGATGTAGAGCTGAAGTGGGGTGGTGCACCCTCTCAAGATAATGGTTCACTGCCTTCCAATTCATCAAATCCATCTCTGAGCAATCAAGCATCGGAACTTCCTTCTAGGTAGTCATGGTGGCTTGGATTAATGGCCGGTAACACGAGGAGCATAGAGAGTTGATTGTCGCAtggttttcatgaaattttaaaGTTAGAAACCATTCCCATTTTTTGCTCTAAGCCATTTACTCCAAACCATGGCCTTTTCTTTCGCTTTTTTCGTATTGTTGTTTGGTTAAATCTCTATATTCGTTGTAAATCTGTTCACTTGGTCATATTTGACAAATGAGGCTGAAGGGGGGGAGGAGTTTGTATATTGCTATGGTCTTTTACTGCATGGGAAGACGCCCTGAGAGGCCAATTTGCCTTCCGACACTATTTTTaggtgtttttattttattttattttttctgtataCATAGTTATATAGATATTACCTCTTGGTTTCGGAATCAATAGATCTTTTGCTGATCAAGTTTATGCCTCTTTTGTACATTGtcaatatatgtaattaattaaaaatacaatgggATTAAGGACTCTAAGTTAAACTACTCTCAGTTttaagtgaataaaaaaaacactaaaattgaaaaatggtcTCCGGAGAATGATACGAATGTTTCATGCTCAACTTTTAATGCATGATTAGTTGCATGCGAATTGGATGACAAGTTCAATTCAGAGAGCGAATTTAAATAGTCCACTTATTTTTATGATCTCTGGTATGTTTTTCTGAAGAAAACTTCAATCTTTCTTTAGGGCCCTAAAAGCATGTATATGAATTTTGATACATGAGGACTTGGATTATTAAGCTGATTGTCACAAACCAGAATTTGAGATTAAacattgttaaaagaaaaaaaaaaaaaaaaacaattttaaggactaaaattaaaaattggatcaaaattaagaagaaaatagTTATACAGTTAACcatgtctctttttttttttttttttttttttaaataaatacaattaaccatgtcttaaaaatgataattacacaaaatttatatgaaagtTTATCATTATGTCTTCATTGTTTACATGTTAGTTTCTTTAAAATCTTTCTTTTCCAATAAAATATTACCGACAGATGAAGTGGGACCCACCCATTTTTAACAATGCGCCAATCCGAAACACAGAGAAATATCTGGTGTTGAATATCATCTCCTTCCCCATATAGTCGTAGCCATGGCCATGGCCATAGCCGTTACCCTGAAGAAACAGCAGGCAGTAAGTACATTAGATATAATTCCACTTTAGTTGCTGGtgcaaaatcaaatcaaacaagaaagaaacagagtatcagtttttataatcaattatgACCTTCACAGGAGTTGTGGCCTTGGCTTCCCCACCCTTAATCATCCATTCGGACTCTTCTGCATTATCATCTACTAGGTTATCCAAACCCACATCTTTTTCCTGCAATTCTTCAATTCAAACAGTTTCCACTGCTACTTCTGAGCAACCCAATGATTGTAACGGCGATACTACTACTACCAGTCAGAGATTTAGCTACAGGAGAGCCTCACCATCAGTGAGATGGCCACACTTGAAACTCGCTGAATATTATCCTCAATCTCCTGAGACCCAGTTGACTCATGTTGTTGATGAGGTTGGATTTTCAGCACAACCCTCTGATTCTCAGAGTTCGGATGAACCAAAAACAACCCAGAATACGAACtttgcagaagaagaagaagagaaggaatTATCTTTGCATGTGAGTGATGAGACCCGACAAGTGTTGGGGAGGCCTAGCAAGACTAAGGCGAAGAAAATGACGAAACTGGCTCTTAAGAGAGCGAAAGATTGGCGGGATAGGGTCAAGTATTTGACTGATAGGATTTTGGGGTTGAAATCTGGGGAGTTTGTGGCGGACGTTTTGGATGATAGGAAAGTTCAGATGACGCCTACTGATTTTTGCTTCGTGGTGAAATGGGTTGGCCAGTCAAGCTGGCAACGAGCTTTGGAGGTTTATGAATGGCTGAATTTGCGTCATTGGTACTCGCCAAATGCTAGAATGCTTGCCACTATCTTGTCGGTGCTCGGGAAAGCTAACCAAGACGCCTTAGCCGTGGAAATATTCACAAGGGCTGAGCCTGGAATAGGTAATACTGTCCAAGTTTACAATGCTATAATGGGTGTTCATGCTAGAAATGGTCGGTTTGATAAAGTCCAAGACTTGCTTGATTTAATGCGTGAAAGAGGGTGTGAGCCTGACCTAGTGAGCTTCAATACTTTGATAAATGCCCGTTTGAAGTCGAGTGCAATGGTTTCAAATTTGGCTGTTGAACTTTTAAATGAGGTGAGGAGGTCAGGTCTTAGACCTGATATTATTACTTACAATACTCTAATCAGTGGGTGTTCGCGTGAATCCAATTTGGACGAAGCAGTGAAGGTTTACAGTGATATGGAAGCACATGGTTGTCAACCTGATCTTTGGACTTATAATGCCATGATTTCGGTATACGGGAGATGCGGGCTGTCCGGCAAAGCCGATGGACTCTTTAAGGAATTGGAATCAAAGGGTTTTCTTCCTGATGCAGTAACATATAATTCTTTGTTATATGCTTTTGCTAGAGAAGGAAATGTAGAAAGAGTGAGGGAGATTTGTGATGATATGGTGAAAACGGGGTTCGGTAAAGATGAGATGACGTACAATACCATTATCCACATGTATGGGAAAAAGGGCCAGCATGATTTAGCATTTCAACTTTATAGGGACATGAAATCATCAGGTCGGGTCCCAGATGCTATCACATACACTGTGTTGATTGATTCACTTGGAAAAGCAAACAAAACTACAGAGGCTGCAAATTTGATGTCGGAGATGCTGGACAGGGGTGTTAAACCGACTTTGCGAACTTATAGTGCTTTGATTTGTGGATATGCCAAGGCCGGGAAGCAAGTTGAGGCTGAGGAAACGTTTGATTGCATGGTTAGGTCAGGGATTAGACCAGACCGTCTAGCATATTTTGTTATGTTGGATATGTTTCTGAGGCTGAATGAGATGAAAAAGGCAATGGCATTGTATCAGCAAATGGTGAATGATAGTTTCATGCCAGATAATACCCTTTTTGAGGTCATGCTGCGAGTGCTTGGGAGGGAAAACAACTTGGAAGGTATTGAAAAAGTGGTGAGGGATATGGACATACATTGTGGCATGAACCCACAAGTTATTTCTACAGTTCTTGTCAAGGGTGAATGCTATGACCAGGCTGCTAAAATGTTGAGATTGGCCATAAGCAATGGCTATGAATTGGAAAGGGACAATCTTTTATCTATTCTTGGCTCATATAGTTCATCTGGAAGGTACACAGAAGCACGTGAGTTGCTTGAATTCTTGAGAGAACACACCTCTGGTTCCAATCAACTTATAAATGAAGCACTGGTTGTCATAATGTGTAAGGCTCGCCAATTTGATGCTGCCTTGGAGGAATATGGTAAAACTAAGGAATTCCTTTCTTTTGGCAGAAGTTCTACCACATACGAGTCCCTGATTCAAGGATGTGAGGAGAATGAATGCTTGGATGAAGCTTCTCAGATTTTTTCTGACATGAGATTCTTTGGTGTTGAACCTTCTAAACATCTTTACGTGACTATGGCACTCATATATTGTAAAATGGGTTTCCCTGAGACAGCACACCATTTACTTGACCTGGCAGATATGAAAGGCATTCAGTTTGACAATATTTCTGTTTATGTTGATGTTGTTGAAGCATATGGGAAACTAAAGCTATGGCAGAAAGCTGAAAGTTTGGTGGGAAGTCTTAGACAAAGATACATTAAAGTGGATAGGAAAGTGTGGAATGCTTTGATGCAAGCTTATGCTGCTAGCGGTTGCTATGAGCGAGCCAGAGCTATTTTTAATACAATGATGAGAGATGGTCCTTCGCCTACTGTAGAATCTGTTAACAGTTTATTGCAAGCTTTAATAACTGATGGAAGATTGGATGAACTTTATGTAGTAATCCAGGAGCTACAAGATATGGGTTTCAAAATAAGCAAAAGTTCAATCATTTTGATGCTTGATGCATTTGCTCGTGCTGGTAATGTATTTGAGGTGAAGAAAATTTATCATGGAATGAAGGCTACAGGTTATTTTCCTACCATGAATCTTTACAGGATTATGATCAGGTTGTTGTGCAGGGTAAAACGAGTTCAGGATGTGGAAGCCATGGTTGGTGAAATGAAAGAGGCAGGATTTAAGCCTGACCTTGCAATATGGAATTCCATGATAAAGATGTATGCATCTATTGAGGATTTCAGAAAGACAGTTCAAGTATATCAGAAAATTCAAGAAGCCGGACTCGAACCAGATGAGGATACTTACAGTACATTGATTACAATGTACTGCAGAAATCATACTCCAGAAGAAGGTTTGTCTCTGATGCATGAAATGAGAAGAAAGGGCCTAGAACCTAAATTGGACACCTACAAAAGCTTGATTTCAGCATTTGGTAAGCAGCAGCTGTTGGATCAAGCGGAAGACCTGTTTGAAGAGTTGAGGTCTAATGGAAGTAAATTGGATCGCTCAATTTATCATACAATGATGAAAATGTTCAGAAATTCTGGAAACCATTCCAAAGCTGAAATGTTATTGGGCGTGATGAAAGAAGCAGGTATAGAACCCAACTTTGCCACAATGCATTTGCTCATGGTTTCATATGGCAGCTCTGGACAGCCTCAGGAAGCtgaagaagtgctaaacaatcTGAAAGTCACTGGTTTGCAGCTCAATACATTACCATATAGCTCTGTTATTGATGCTTATCTCAAAAATGG
Proteins encoded:
- the LOC107414890 gene encoding pentatricopeptide repeat-containing protein At3g18110, chloroplastic; translation: MTFTGVVALASPPLIIHSDSSALSSTRLSKPTSFSCNSSIQTVSTATSEQPNDCNGDTTTTSQRFSYRRASPSVRWPHLKLAEYYPQSPETQLTHVVDEVGFSAQPSDSQSSDEPKTTQNTNFAEEEEEKELSLHVSDETRQVLGRPSKTKAKKMTKLALKRAKDWRDRVKYLTDRILGLKSGEFVADVLDDRKVQMTPTDFCFVVKWVGQSSWQRALEVYEWLNLRHWYSPNARMLATILSVLGKANQDALAVEIFTRAEPGIGNTVQVYNAIMGVHARNGRFDKVQDLLDLMRERGCEPDLVSFNTLINARLKSSAMVSNLAVELLNEVRRSGLRPDIITYNTLISGCSRESNLDEAVKVYSDMEAHGCQPDLWTYNAMISVYGRCGLSGKADGLFKELESKGFLPDAVTYNSLLYAFAREGNVERVREICDDMVKTGFGKDEMTYNTIIHMYGKKGQHDLAFQLYRDMKSSGRVPDAITYTVLIDSLGKANKTTEAANLMSEMLDRGVKPTLRTYSALICGYAKAGKQVEAEETFDCMVRSGIRPDRLAYFVMLDMFLRLNEMKKAMALYQQMVNDSFMPDNTLFEVMLRVLGRENNLEGIEKVVRDMDIHCGMNPQVISTVLVKGECYDQAAKMLRLAISNGYELERDNLLSILGSYSSSGRYTEARELLEFLREHTSGSNQLINEALVVIMCKARQFDAALEEYGKTKEFLSFGRSSTTYESLIQGCEENECLDEASQIFSDMRFFGVEPSKHLYVTMALIYCKMGFPETAHHLLDLADMKGIQFDNISVYVDVVEAYGKLKLWQKAESLVGSLRQRYIKVDRKVWNALMQAYAASGCYERARAIFNTMMRDGPSPTVESVNSLLQALITDGRLDELYVVIQELQDMGFKISKSSIILMLDAFARAGNVFEVKKIYHGMKATGYFPTMNLYRIMIRLLCRVKRVQDVEAMVGEMKEAGFKPDLAIWNSMIKMYASIEDFRKTVQVYQKIQEAGLEPDEDTYSTLITMYCRNHTPEEGLSLMHEMRRKGLEPKLDTYKSLISAFGKQQLLDQAEDLFEELRSNGSKLDRSIYHTMMKMFRNSGNHSKAEMLLGVMKEAGIEPNFATMHLLMVSYGSSGQPQEAEEVLNNLKVTGLQLNTLPYSSVIDAYLKNGDYNIGIQKLKEMKQGGLEPDHRIWTCFVRAASLSQHTSEAIILLNALRDAGFDLPIRLLTEKSNALISEVGLCLEKLEPLEDNAAFNFVNALDDLLWAFELRATASWVFQLAIKRGIYRHDVFRVAERDWGADFRKLSAGSALVALTLWLDHMQDASLQGYPESSKSVVLITGTAEYNNVSLNSTLKAFLWEMGSPFLPCSTRSGLLIAKAHSLRMWLKDSPFCLDLELKDSPSLPESNSMQLIDGCFIRTGLVPAFKDITEKLGLVRPKKFARLALLSDEKRDKVIQADIEGRKEKMEKMKKNDGFGRMKKMKKFMKRKYLRRSMLR